A window from Mangifera indica cultivar Alphonso chromosome 2, CATAS_Mindica_2.1, whole genome shotgun sequence encodes these proteins:
- the LOC123208440 gene encoding cyclin-dependent protein kinase inhibitor SMR10-like, translated as MFSKFKSYSIMGVSGSEMFLSDEKDLNSLELNFLAKPRPRVPALQFHQDHDRHNNIATLQNAELCEEKDKAKEEKHQEDKCKGFAPSLKIQLPSLGEFKVEEDGDGFKTPTSLDHKIPVILQCPPAPRKPKSRPLPKRKLPHQRRIFHDLSNEIEALFPPALRADLGKKIKKVRQETQPN; from the coding sequence ATGTTCTCGAAATTCAAATCTTATTCAATTATGGGTGTGTCCGGTTCCGAAATGTTTCTCTCTGATGAGAAAGATCTAAATTCTTTGGAATTAAATTTCTTGGCAAAACCAAGACCAAGAGTACCAGCCTTACAATTTCATCAAGATCACGACCGTCACAACAATATTGCAACTTTGCAAAATGCCGAGCTTTGTGAAGAGAAAGATaaagcaaaagaagagaaacatCAAGAAGATAAATGCAAGGGTTTTGCACCTTCTTTGAAGATACAATTGCCTTCTCTAGGAGAATTCAAGGTTGAAGAAGACGGTGATGGTTTCAAGACTCCGACATCTTTGGATCACAAAATCCCAGTGATCCTTCAATGTCCACCTGCACCAAGAAAACCAAAATCACGTCCATTGCCAAAGAGAAAATTGCCACACCAACGAAGAATTTTTCACGATCTGTCAAATGAGATTGAAGCTTTGTTTCCTCCAGCTCTTCGAGCAGATCTCGGAAAGAAGATTAAGAAAGTTAGACAAGAAACTCAACCTAACTGA